One segment of Alnus glutinosa chromosome 2, dhAlnGlut1.1, whole genome shotgun sequence DNA contains the following:
- the LOC133861779 gene encoding probable methyltransferase PMT15, whose translation MATSKASKPTCGATSFSWKSTNLYSLVVFLCILSYFLGAWQGGGSTVPIKNTINAANSLPSNPCIIPTNNDTKLDFNAHHNLDEAGGPTSRKTYPPCNVRYSEYTPCEDANRSLRFSRDRLIYRERHCPEKSELLKCRVPAPFGYKNPFPWPASRDLAWYSNVPHKELTVEKAVQNWIRYEGDKFKFPGGGTMFPNGADAYIDDIGRLINLQDGSIRTAIDTGCGVASWGAYLLSRNIVTMSFAPRDTHEAQVQFALERGVPALIGIIASKRLPYPSRSFDMAHCSRCLIPWAQYGGLYLIEVDRVLRPGGYWILSGPPIHWKKYWKGWERTREDLNAEQTTIESVAKSLCWKKLVERDDIAIWQKPTNHLNCKVNRKLAQTPPFCPAQDPDKAWYSEMETCLTPLPEVSNNQEMAGGELAKWPERLHAIPPRIRRGTVEGVTAEVFQQDVELWKKRVSYYKVVNNQLGQSGRYRNVLDMNAHLGGFAAALIDYPLWVMNAVPVEAKVNTLGVIYERGLIGTYQNWCEAMSTYPRTYDLIHADSVFSLYENRCEMEDILLEMDRILRPEGSVIFRDDVDIVIKIKNIIDRMDWESQIVDHEDGPHQREKLLVAVKKYWTAPAPAPEQAR comes from the exons ATGGCCACCTCCAAAGCCTCTAAGCCCACCTGCGGCGCCACCTCCTTCTCCTGGAAAAGCACCAACCTCTACTCTCTCGTAGTCTTCCTATGCATCCTCTCCTACTTCCTCGGCGCCTGGCAAGGCGGCGGCTCCACCGTCCCCATCAAGAACACAATCAACGCCGCCAACAGTTTACCGTCGAACCCATGCATTATCCCCACGAACAACGACACAAAGCTTGACTTCAACGCGCACCACAACCTGGACGAGGCAGGCGGCCCCACCTCCCGTAAAACATACCCTCCATGCAACGTGAGGTACAGCGAGTACACGCCATGCGAGGACGCGAACAGATCGCTTAGATTTAGTAGAGACAGGTTGATTTACCGGGAGAGACACTGCCCGGAGAAGAGTGAGCTCTTGAAGTGTCGCGTGCCGGCCCCGTTTGGCTACAAGAACCCCTTCCCGTGGCCGGCGAGCAGGGATCTCGCGTGGTACTCGAACGTGCCGCACAAGGAGTTGACCGTGGAGAAGGCGGTCCAGAATTGGATCAGATATGAAGGGGACAAGTTTAAGTTTCCGGGAGGCGGCACCATGTTCCCTAATGGTGCTGATGCGTACATTGATGATATTGGGAGGTTGATTAATCTCCAAGACGGCTCTATTCGGACCGCCATTGATACCGGCTGTGGG GTTGCAAGTTGGGGAGCGTATCTTCTGTCGCGTAACATAGTAACAATGTCATTCGCACCAAGGGACACCCACGAAGCACAAGTGCAATTTGCTCTGGAGCGAGGAGTTCCTGCTTTGATTGGAATCATTGCCTCCAAGCGACTTCCTTACCCGTCCAGATCTTTCGACATGGCCCATTGCTCTCGCTGCCTCATTCCATGGGCCCAATatg gtGGGCTTTATTTGATTGAAGTGGATCGTGTTCTACGGCCCGGTGGGTACTGGATTTTGTCCGGCCCGCCAATCCACTGGAAGAAATATTGGAAAGGCTGGGAAAGAACAAGGGAGGATCTGAATGCTGAACAGACAACCATTGAGAGTGTCGCTAAAAGCCTTTGCTGGAAAAAGTTGGTCGAGAGGGATGATATTGCCATCTGGCAAAAACCCACCAATCACTTGAACTGCAAAGTCAACCGCAAACTCGCCCAGACTCCGCCTTTCTGCCCTGCTCAAGATCCTGACAAGGCCTG GTATTCAGAAATGGAGACATGTTTGACACCCCTGCCTGAAGTTTCCAACAATCAAGAAATGGCGGGCGGGGAGCTGGCAAAGTGGCCGGAGAGGTTGCATGCAATACCGCCGAGGATTAGAAGGGGAACGGTGGAAGGCGTTACAGCTGAAGTATTCCAGCAAGATGTAGAGCTATGGAAGAAGAGGGTGTCGTATTATAAGGTTGTGAACAATCAGTTAGGACAATCTGGGAGGTACCGCAACGTTTTGGACATGAATGCTCACTTGGGTGGCTTCGCCGCCGCTCTCATTGATTACCCTCTTTGGGTGATGAATGCGGTTCCCGTTGAGGCAAAGGTTAACACCCTTGGAGTTATATATGAACGGGGATTGATCGGAACATACCAGAATTG GTGTGAAGCCATGTCTACTTATCCAAGAACCTATGACCTCATTCACGCTGATTCTGTGTTTAGTCTCTACGAGAACAG atGTGAAATGGAAGACATTCTACTGGAGATGGACAGAATTTTGAGACCAGAAGGAAGTGTAATCTTTAGGGATGATGTTGATATAGTGATAAAGATCAAGAATATTATTGATAGAATGGACTGGGAGAGTCAAATTGTTGACCACGAAGATGGGCCTCATCAGAGAGAGAAGCTTTTAGTTGCAGTGAAGAAATATTGGACAGCTCCTGCTCCTGCTCCTGAACAAGCTAGATGA